A single region of the Streptomyces sp. AM 4-1-1 genome encodes:
- a CDS encoding LLM class flavin-dependent oxidoreductase produces MKFQVLSLINHAPHPLTGELPSAADRFEEVLAVGEAAERLGFDAYAIGERHAGAFLSSAPTVVLGALAARTSRIRLLTGVTVVAILDPVRVAEDYATLDQISRGRIELVIGKGAEAGHFSLFGLDEERQWDLQQEKYELLRRLWTEEAVDWEGEFRTPLKGVTTVPRPYAGPPRVWHGSATSLHSPELAARHGDPLFTANAIQPRDAYARLIAHYRERFEAYGHDPARAHVAAGSGGLLIADTTERAVARYKEVYEARVRQNFKPHLAGKAGYNTPFRTIEDAIENGPQLIGGPQRIIDKILGYHEVYRHDLQSLTVDGFGLGRAEQLETLQRFAEEIAPVIRKEAPTTLWEA; encoded by the coding sequence ATGAAATTTCAAGTGCTCTCTCTCATCAACCACGCCCCGCACCCACTGACCGGTGAACTCCCGTCGGCGGCCGACCGGTTCGAGGAAGTCCTCGCCGTCGGCGAGGCCGCCGAGCGGCTGGGGTTCGACGCGTACGCCATCGGTGAGCGGCACGCCGGGGCGTTCCTCTCGTCCGCCCCCACCGTGGTGCTGGGCGCGCTCGCCGCCCGTACCAGCCGGATCAGGCTCCTCACCGGGGTCACGGTGGTCGCGATCCTCGATCCGGTGCGGGTCGCCGAGGACTACGCGACGCTCGACCAGATCTCCCGGGGCCGGATCGAGCTGGTCATCGGCAAGGGGGCGGAGGCGGGGCACTTCTCACTCTTCGGTCTGGACGAGGAACGGCAGTGGGATCTGCAACAGGAGAAGTACGAGCTGCTGCGCCGACTGTGGACCGAGGAGGCCGTGGACTGGGAGGGCGAGTTCCGGACACCGCTGAAGGGTGTGACGACGGTGCCCCGCCCGTACGCCGGACCGCCGAGGGTCTGGCACGGCTCGGCCACGAGTCTGCACTCCCCCGAGCTGGCCGCCCGGCACGGCGATCCGCTGTTCACCGCCAACGCGATCCAGCCCCGCGACGCCTACGCCCGGCTGATCGCGCACTACCGGGAGCGGTTCGAGGCGTACGGACACGATCCGGCCCGCGCCCATGTGGCGGCCGGGTCCGGCGGGCTGCTGATCGCGGACACCACCGAGCGGGCGGTCGCCCGCTACAAGGAGGTGTACGAGGCCCGGGTGCGGCAGAACTTCAAGCCCCACCTGGCGGGGAAGGCCGGGTACAACACGCCCTTCAGGACGATCGAGGACGCCATCGAGAACGGTCCTCAGCTCATCGGCGGTCCGCAGCGGATCATCGACAAGATCCTCGGCTACCACGAGGTCTACCGGCACGATTTGCAGTCGCTCACCGTCGACGGGTTCGGGCTCGGCCGGGCGGAGCAGCTGGAGACCCTTCAGCGGTTCGCCGAGGAGATCGCCCCGGTGATCCGCAAGGAGGCGCCGACCACGCTCTGGGAGGCGTGA
- a CDS encoding PAC2 family protein, with protein sequence MIELEGVPELIDPVMVAAFEGWNDAGDAASTAVGHLEREWKGEVFAALDAEDYYDFQVNRPTVFLEGGTRKVTWPTTRLSVVRVGGETPRDLVLVRGIEPSMRWRSFCNEILGFAHELGVEMVVILGALLGDTPHTRPVPVSGVTSDPDLARTMDLEETRYEGPTGIVGILQEACAHAGVPAVSLWAAVPHYVSQPPNPKATLALLNRLEDLIGLRIPLGELPEDARAWQLGVDQLAAEDSEVAEYVQTLEEARDTAELPEATGEAIAREFERYLRRRDGGPVQGPGGHATESGDTSYPRDAPGGRTRPPRPPRPETGQGLPGTGPQPRAGRGQRPGETPDSTAEDVPGRGTSPDPEDDQDPGNRPASGKAPDAPDAPDSSDSSDSSDSSDE encoded by the coding sequence GTGATCGAGCTCGAGGGAGTTCCCGAGCTGATTGACCCGGTCATGGTGGCCGCGTTCGAGGGCTGGAACGACGCAGGCGACGCCGCCTCCACCGCGGTCGGCCATCTCGAACGGGAGTGGAAGGGCGAGGTGTTCGCGGCGCTCGACGCCGAGGACTACTACGACTTCCAGGTCAACAGGCCGACCGTCTTCCTGGAGGGCGGTACCCGCAAGGTCACTTGGCCGACGACCCGGCTCTCGGTGGTACGGGTCGGCGGGGAGACACCACGCGATCTCGTGCTGGTCCGGGGCATCGAACCGTCGATGCGCTGGCGCTCGTTCTGCAACGAGATCCTGGGATTCGCCCATGAGTTGGGCGTCGAGATGGTGGTGATCCTGGGCGCGCTGCTCGGCGACACCCCGCACACCAGACCGGTGCCGGTCAGCGGTGTCACCTCCGATCCCGATCTGGCGCGGACGATGGATCTGGAGGAGACCCGGTACGAGGGCCCGACGGGCATCGTCGGCATCCTCCAGGAGGCCTGCGCCCACGCGGGCGTGCCCGCGGTGAGCCTGTGGGCCGCGGTGCCCCACTACGTGTCGCAGCCGCCCAACCCCAAGGCGACACTGGCCCTGCTGAACCGCCTGGAGGACCTGATCGGTCTCCGCATCCCGCTGGGCGAGCTGCCCGAGGACGCCCGTGCCTGGCAGCTCGGCGTCGACCAGTTGGCGGCGGAGGACAGCGAAGTCGCGGAGTACGTGCAGACGTTGGAGGAGGCCCGGGACACTGCGGAGCTGCCCGAGGCGACCGGCGAAGCCATCGCCCGGGAGTTCGAGCGGTATCTGCGACGCCGGGACGGCGGCCCTGTTCAGGGTCCGGGCGGACACGCCACGGAGAGCGGGGACACCTCGTATCCACGCGATGCGCCGGGTGGCCGGACCCGCCCGCCGAGACCGCCTCGGCCGGAGACCGGACAGGGCCTGCCGGGTACGGGCCCACAGCCCAGGGCCGGACGGGGACAGCGCCCCGGGGAGACACCGGATTCGACGGCCGAGGACGTCCCGGGCCGGGGAACCTCCCCGGACCCGGAGGACGATCAGGACCCCGGGAACAGGCCGGCCTCCGGAAAGGCGCCGGACGCACCCGACGCACCCGATTCATCCGATTCATCGGACTCGTCGGACTCGTCGGACGAGTGA
- the mshC gene encoding cysteine--1-D-myo-inosityl 2-amino-2-deoxy-alpha-D-glucopyranoside ligase has product MHAWPASEVPALPGKGRDLRIHSTATGGRINLDPGPVARIYVCGITPYDATHIGHAATYNAFDLVQRVWLDTKRQVHYVQNVTDVDDPLLERAVRDGQDWAELAERETALFREDMTALRMLPPRHYIGAVEAIPGIVPLVERLRDAGAAYELDGDVYFSVEADPHFGEVSHLDTAAMRLLSAERGGDPDRPGKKNPLDPMLWMAAREGEPSWDGGTLGRGRPGWHIECVAIALDHLGMGFDVQGGGSDLVFPHHEMGASHAQALTGEYPFARAYVHAGMVALDGEKMSKSKGNLVFVSALRQAGVDPAAIRLALLAHHYRSDWEWTDQVLADAVERLGRWRAAVSRPDGVSADSLVDEVRVALADDLDAPAALAAVDRWVGRQLADGGTDEGAPGLVSRTVDALLGVAL; this is encoded by the coding sequence ATGCATGCCTGGCCCGCTTCTGAGGTCCCCGCCCTGCCTGGCAAGGGCCGCGACCTTCGGATCCACTCCACCGCGACCGGCGGACGGATCAACCTTGACCCCGGTCCCGTCGCCCGCATCTATGTCTGCGGCATCACGCCGTACGACGCGACCCACATCGGTCATGCGGCGACCTACAACGCGTTCGACCTCGTTCAGCGCGTGTGGCTCGACACCAAGCGGCAGGTTCACTATGTCCAGAACGTGACCGACGTGGACGATCCGCTCCTGGAGCGGGCCGTGCGCGACGGTCAGGACTGGGCCGAACTCGCCGAGCGCGAGACCGCCCTCTTCCGGGAGGACATGACCGCCCTTCGCATGCTCCCGCCCCGGCACTACATCGGCGCGGTGGAGGCGATACCCGGCATCGTCCCGCTCGTCGAACGGCTCCGTGACGCCGGGGCCGCCTACGAACTCGACGGCGATGTGTACTTCTCCGTCGAGGCCGACCCGCACTTCGGCGAGGTCTCCCACCTGGACACCGCGGCGATGCGGCTGCTCTCGGCCGAGCGCGGCGGCGATCCCGACCGGCCCGGCAAGAAGAACCCGCTCGACCCGATGCTCTGGATGGCCGCCCGGGAGGGCGAGCCGAGCTGGGACGGCGGCACGCTGGGCCGCGGCCGGCCCGGCTGGCACATCGAGTGCGTCGCCATCGCCCTGGATCACCTCGGCATGGGCTTCGACGTGCAGGGAGGCGGCTCCGACCTCGTCTTCCCGCACCACGAGATGGGCGCTTCGCACGCCCAGGCGCTGACCGGCGAATACCCGTTCGCGCGGGCGTACGTGCACGCCGGGATGGTCGCCCTGGACGGCGAGAAGATGTCCAAGTCCAAGGGGAACCTGGTCTTCGTGTCGGCGCTGCGCCAGGCCGGGGTGGACCCCGCCGCGATCAGGCTCGCCCTGCTCGCGCACCACTACCGGTCCGACTGGGAGTGGACCGACCAGGTGCTCGCGGACGCCGTCGAACGGCTCGGACGGTGGCGTGCCGCGGTCTCCCGGCCGGACGGCGTGTCCGCGGACTCCCTGGTCGACGAGGTCCGCGTGGCCCTGGCCGACGACCTGGACGCACCGGCCGCGCTGGCGGCCGTGGACCGCTGGGTGGGGCGTCAGCTCGCCGACGGGGGTACGGACGAGGGGGCACCGGGCCTCGTCTCGCGCACCGTCGACGCGCTGCTGGGCGTCGCGCTGTAA
- a CDS encoding SCO1664 family protein, with product MSAPERIPPGGLTVSGPVTLLTEGRLTVLGQVTGASNAVLHCAVAYEGERALCVYKPVAGEQPLWDFPDGTLAQREAAAYELSEATGWGLVPPTVLRDGPYGRGMCQLWIETPREPSGNAPRDPATGPVPVLPTADGPPLIALVDGDEPGDGWKAIGFAEIGEGRTALLVHADDPRLRRLAVLDAVINNGDRKGGHLLPAPDGRLYAIDHGVTFNADDKLRTLLWGWAGEPLTDEAVAVLRKLSVELAEGAPLATRLAELITAAEREALRGRVATLLRTGLHPEPSGQWPAIPWPPV from the coding sequence ATGTCCGCGCCAGAACGGATACCGCCGGGGGGCCTGACGGTCTCCGGGCCGGTCACCCTCCTCACCGAGGGCAGGCTCACGGTCCTGGGCCAGGTCACCGGGGCGTCCAACGCGGTGCTCCACTGCGCGGTCGCGTACGAGGGCGAGCGGGCCCTCTGCGTCTACAAGCCCGTCGCGGGGGAGCAGCCGCTCTGGGACTTCCCCGACGGCACCCTCGCCCAGCGGGAGGCCGCGGCGTACGAGCTGTCCGAGGCGACCGGCTGGGGCCTCGTGCCGCCGACCGTCCTGCGTGACGGCCCGTACGGCCGCGGCATGTGCCAGCTGTGGATCGAGACACCGCGGGAGCCCTCCGGGAACGCCCCGCGGGACCCCGCCACGGGCCCGGTGCCGGTCCTCCCGACGGCGGACGGGCCCCCGCTCATCGCCCTCGTCGACGGCGACGAGCCCGGCGACGGCTGGAAGGCCATCGGCTTCGCCGAGATCGGTGAGGGGCGGACCGCGCTGCTGGTGCACGCGGACGACCCCCGGCTGCGCCGGCTCGCGGTCCTCGACGCCGTGATCAACAACGGTGACCGGAAGGGCGGCCATCTGCTGCCCGCCCCGGACGGCAGGCTGTACGCGATCGACCACGGGGTCACCTTCAACGCCGACGACAAACTCCGCACCCTGCTCTGGGGCTGGGCCGGCGAGCCGCTCACCGATGAGGCCGTCGCGGTCCTCCGGAAGCTGAGCGTCGAACTCGCCGAGGGCGCGCCCCTGGCCACCCGGCTGGCCGAACTCATCACCGCCGCCGAACGCGAAGCCCTCCGGGGACGGGTCGCCACCCTGCTGCGGACCGGCCTGCACCCCGAACCGTCCGGGCAGTGGCCCGCGATTCCCTGGCCGCCCGTCTGA
- a CDS encoding DUF3090 domain-containing protein has product MSRQVFLYDPPDRFVAGTVGLPGRRTFFLQASARGRVTSVALEKTQVAALAERIDELLDEVVRRTGGNSPVPAVAPMDVTDTAPLDAPVEEEFRVGTMALAWDGEEQRMIVEAQALVELDADSEDDLAEAEERLLQDEENGPPMLRVRLSGAQARAFAKRALDVVNAGRPPCPLCSLPLDPEGHVCPRQNGYRRGA; this is encoded by the coding sequence GTGTCCCGTCAGGTGTTCCTGTACGACCCCCCGGACCGTTTCGTGGCCGGCACGGTCGGGTTGCCTGGACGTCGTACGTTCTTCCTCCAGGCATCCGCGCGGGGGCGTGTCACCAGCGTCGCCCTGGAGAAGACCCAGGTCGCGGCGCTCGCCGAGCGGATCGACGAACTGCTCGACGAGGTCGTGCGGCGCACCGGCGGCAACTCGCCGGTTCCCGCCGTCGCGCCCATGGACGTCACCGACACCGCTCCGCTCGACGCACCCGTCGAGGAGGAGTTCCGGGTCGGCACGATGGCCCTCGCCTGGGACGGCGAGGAACAGCGCATGATCGTCGAGGCGCAGGCCCTGGTCGAACTGGACGCCGACAGCGAGGACGACCTCGCCGAGGCGGAGGAACGGCTCCTCCAGGACGAGGAGAACGGCCCGCCGATGCTCCGGGTCCGTCTCAGCGGCGCACAGGCCCGCGCGTTCGCCAAGCGCGCCCTGGACGTCGTGAACGCCGGGCGCCCGCCGTGCCCGCTCTGCAGTCTGCCGCTCGACCCGGAGGGACACGTATGTCCGCGCCAGAACGGATACCGCCGGGGGGCCTGA
- a CDS encoding histidine phosphatase family protein produces MPTLILVRHGRSTANTSGLLAGRTPGVSLDERGAEQAASLPGRLAALPLATAVSSPLQRCRETLRPLLEARPGLSLRTDDRINECDYGDWSGRKLAELTDEPLMTVVQQHPSAAAFPGGESMRAMQARAVEAVRDWNVRVETEHGDNAVYLMCSHGDIIKSLVADALGMHLDLFQRVQVEPCSVTAIRYTQLRPFLLRLGDTGDLAPLAPREQSVGADADATAEVGGGAGAP; encoded by the coding sequence ATGCCCACGCTGATCCTCGTACGCCACGGCCGGTCCACCGCCAACACGTCAGGGTTGCTCGCGGGCCGGACGCCCGGTGTCTCCCTGGACGAACGCGGCGCCGAGCAGGCCGCCTCGCTGCCCGGCCGGCTCGCGGCGCTGCCCCTCGCCACGGCCGTCAGCAGCCCCCTGCAACGCTGCCGCGAAACCCTCCGGCCCCTGCTCGAAGCCCGGCCCGGACTGTCGCTGCGCACCGACGACCGGATCAACGAGTGCGACTACGGCGACTGGTCCGGGCGCAAGCTCGCGGAACTCACCGACGAGCCGCTGATGACCGTCGTCCAGCAGCACCCGTCGGCCGCCGCCTTCCCCGGCGGCGAATCCATGCGCGCGATGCAGGCCCGCGCGGTGGAGGCCGTGCGGGACTGGAACGTCCGCGTCGAGACCGAGCACGGCGACAACGCGGTCTATCTGATGTGCTCGCACGGCGACATCATCAAGTCCCTCGTCGCCGACGCGCTGGGCATGCACCTGGACCTCTTCCAGCGCGTGCAGGTCGAACCGTGCTCCGTCACCGCGATCCGCTACACCCAGCTGCGGCCGTTCCTGCTGCGGCTCGGGGACACCGGGGACCTGGCCCCGCTGGCCCCCCGCGAGCAGAGCGTCGGAGCCGACGCCGACGCGACCGCGGAGGTCGGGGGCGGTGCCGGGGCGCCGTGA
- the corA gene encoding magnesium/cobalt transporter CorA, with the protein MIVDCAIYRDGRRTDGPADFSDALDQARATGDAFLWIGLHEPTAEEFGLVSSEFGLHRLAVEDALNAHQRPKLEVYDDSLFAVIKPVVYEPHGDTVSTDELMVFIGDSFVVTVRHGEGAPLAAVRRRLEADPRMLKQGPTAVLYAICDAVVDHYIEIAAELQVDLEELETEVFAPSATGDAKNTAESIYMFKRQVLEFRRATGPLSSPLSRLAGAGVPFVHEESQPFFRDVNDHLTRANEHVEGLDRLLSDILSAHLAQMGVRQNDDMRKISAWAAMAAVPTMVAGIYGMNFRHMPELDWSWTYPAVIVLMGCVVFGLYRQFKRRGWL; encoded by the coding sequence GTGATCGTGGACTGTGCCATCTACCGGGACGGGCGTCGAACCGACGGGCCCGCCGACTTCTCCGACGCCCTCGACCAGGCGCGGGCCACCGGGGACGCGTTCCTCTGGATCGGGCTGCACGAACCCACGGCGGAGGAGTTCGGTCTCGTCAGCAGCGAGTTCGGGCTCCACCGGCTGGCGGTCGAGGACGCGCTCAACGCACACCAGCGCCCCAAGCTGGAGGTGTACGACGACTCGTTGTTCGCGGTCATCAAGCCGGTGGTGTACGAACCCCACGGCGACACCGTCAGCACGGACGAGTTGATGGTCTTCATCGGTGACTCGTTCGTCGTCACGGTCCGGCACGGGGAGGGCGCCCCGCTGGCAGCGGTACGGCGCCGGCTGGAGGCGGACCCCCGGATGCTGAAGCAGGGGCCGACCGCGGTGCTGTACGCGATCTGCGACGCGGTCGTCGACCACTACATCGAGATCGCGGCGGAACTCCAGGTCGATTTGGAGGAGCTGGAGACCGAGGTGTTCGCGCCGTCCGCGACCGGCGACGCGAAGAACACCGCCGAGAGCATCTACATGTTCAAGCGCCAGGTACTGGAGTTCCGCCGGGCGACGGGACCACTGTCGTCGCCGCTGTCCCGGCTGGCGGGCGCGGGCGTGCCGTTCGTCCACGAGGAGTCACAGCCGTTCTTCCGGGACGTCAACGATCATCTGACACGTGCCAACGAACACGTGGAGGGTCTGGACCGGCTGCTCTCCGACATCCTGTCCGCCCACCTCGCGCAGATGGGGGTACGGCAGAACGACGACATGCGGAAGATCTCGGCGTGGGCGGCGATGGCCGCGGTGCCGACGATGGTGGCGGGGATCTACGGCATGAACTTCAGACACATGCCGGAACTGGACTGGTCGTGGACCTATCCGGCGGTGATCGTGCTGATGGGCTGTGTGGTCTTCGGCCTGTACCGGCAGTTCAAGCGCCGCGGCTGGCTCTGA
- a CDS encoding ferritin-like domain-containing protein: MLSAKSLFQEILDNDESFRLFCSIAAAGESQGGWENARIAALVPEESRALVPKIVRHGADEDKHGRIFNALLRKRGLRPVGVPRETDYTMLLERRGIGLAHQRLSREERLSERDVITYLAHSRVTEQRASEQMRLLSRHFADHPELGRAVRMISNDEDNHLAYCHEELLRLAEAGHGRTIQRVLRACALAEIRVYRDVGLAVMSRMGGILGWSRARSAALAAGIHAVYAYERLGGWRRMVSLEPPARRDALGGPAVPSPEYA; this comes from the coding sequence ATGCTCTCTGCGAAGAGCCTGTTCCAGGAGATCCTCGACAACGACGAATCGTTCCGCCTGTTCTGTTCCATCGCCGCGGCCGGGGAGTCCCAGGGCGGCTGGGAGAACGCCCGTATCGCCGCCCTGGTGCCCGAGGAGAGCCGCGCTCTCGTCCCGAAGATCGTCCGGCACGGGGCCGACGAGGACAAGCACGGACGGATCTTCAACGCGCTGCTGAGGAAGCGCGGACTGCGGCCGGTCGGGGTCCCGCGCGAGACCGACTACACGATGCTGCTGGAACGGCGTGGCATCGGCCTCGCCCATCAGCGGCTGAGCCGGGAGGAACGGCTCTCCGAACGGGACGTGATCACCTATCTCGCCCACAGCAGGGTCACCGAACAGCGCGCCTCCGAGCAGATGCGGCTGCTGTCCAGGCACTTCGCCGACCACCCCGAGCTCGGCCGCGCGGTACGGATGATCTCGAACGACGAGGACAACCACCTGGCGTACTGCCACGAGGAACTGCTGCGGCTCGCCGAGGCGGGACACGGCCGCACGATCCAGCGGGTCCTGCGCGCCTGCGCCCTCGCCGAGATCCGGGTGTACCGGGACGTCGGTCTCGCCGTGATGTCCCGTATGGGCGGGATTCTGGGCTGGTCCCGGGCCAGGTCGGCCGCGCTGGCCGCCGGCATCCACGCCGTGTACGCGTACGAACGACTCGGCGGGTGGCGGCGCATGGTGAGCCTTGAGCCGCCCGCGCGGCGTGACGCGCTGGGCGGGCCCGCGGTCCCGTCCCCGGAGTACGCCTGA
- a CDS encoding LLM class F420-dependent oxidoreductase — MRLGINLGYWGAGMDGDNLAVAQEADRLGYDVCWAAEAYGSDVPTVLTWVAAHTESIDVGSAIMQIPARQPAMTAMTAATLDSLSGGRFRLGLGVSGPQVSEGWYGVTFDKPLARTREYVEIVRKAMARERLSYEGQHWTLPLPGGPGKPLKLTVHPQREHIPLYIAAIGPKNLEQTGEIADGALLIFPSADHLEDTAIRHLRAGREKAGKTMDGFDVCPTLPLAVGDDIPGLADMFRPYTALYVGGMGSRKQNFYNRLAQRMGYEKEAAEIQDKYLDGDKSGAAAAVPHQLIDQTTLLGPVERIAERMQAYAAAGVTTLTLAPAGFTLDERIAALRAGTEALELSGLTA, encoded by the coding sequence ATGCGGCTCGGCATCAATCTCGGCTACTGGGGCGCGGGAATGGACGGCGACAACCTCGCCGTCGCCCAGGAGGCCGACCGGCTCGGTTACGACGTCTGCTGGGCGGCCGAGGCGTACGGGTCGGACGTGCCGACCGTGCTGACCTGGGTCGCGGCCCACACCGAATCCATCGACGTCGGTTCCGCGATCATGCAGATCCCGGCCCGCCAGCCCGCGATGACGGCGATGACCGCCGCCACCCTCGACTCGCTCTCCGGCGGCCGGTTCCGGCTCGGCCTCGGCGTGTCCGGCCCGCAGGTCTCGGAGGGCTGGTACGGCGTCACGTTCGACAAGCCGCTGGCCCGCACCCGTGAGTACGTCGAGATCGTCCGCAAGGCGATGGCCCGAGAGCGCCTGTCGTACGAAGGGCAGCACTGGACGCTCCCGCTGCCCGGTGGCCCCGGCAAGCCGCTCAAGCTCACCGTGCACCCGCAGCGCGAGCACATCCCGCTCTACATCGCCGCGATCGGCCCGAAGAACCTGGAGCAGACCGGCGAGATCGCGGACGGCGCCCTGCTGATCTTCCCGTCCGCCGACCACCTGGAGGACACCGCGATCCGGCACCTCAGGGCGGGGCGCGAGAAGGCCGGGAAGACCATGGACGGATTCGACGTCTGCCCGACGCTCCCGCTCGCCGTCGGCGACGACATCCCGGGCCTCGCCGACATGTTCCGCCCCTACACCGCGCTGTACGTCGGCGGCATGGGCAGCCGTAAGCAGAACTTCTACAACCGGCTCGCCCAGCGCATGGGGTACGAGAAGGAGGCGGCCGAGATCCAGGACAAGTACCTCGACGGCGACAAGAGCGGCGCCGCCGCCGCCGTACCGCACCAGCTCATCGACCAGACCACGCTGCTCGGCCCCGTCGAGCGGATCGCCGAGCGCATGCAGGCGTACGCGGCCGCGGGCGTCACCACCCTCACCCTCGCCCCGGCCGGTTTCACCCTCGACGAGCGGATCGCGGCCCTGCGCGCCGGTACGGAGGCCCTGGAGCTCTCCGGGCTCACGGCCTGA
- a CDS encoding aldo/keto reductase: MEQRHLGHTGLRVSRIGLGTLTWGRDTDEHDAADQLRVFWDAGGTLVDTADVYGGGEAEYLLGQLVGKLVPRRDLVLATKAGSVPDPDRRFDGSRGHLLAALDASLERLGTDYVDLWQIHAFDPVTPLDETLQALDLAVSSGRARYAGVSNFCGWQLAKAATWQMASPGVRTRLASTQMEYSLLQRGVEREVLPAALDLGVGLLPSSPLGRGVLTGKYRLGTPSDSRGASQHLAPFVEPYLDEPASRIVDAVATAADGLATTPLQVALAWVRDRPGVVAPILGARNSRQLGEALSVEALSLPDEICQALDDVSAPVHRYPDQDWSTL; this comes from the coding sequence ATGGAGCAGAGGCATCTCGGCCACACCGGCCTACGCGTGTCCCGGATCGGGCTCGGCACGCTCACCTGGGGCCGGGACACGGACGAGCACGACGCCGCCGACCAGCTGCGGGTCTTCTGGGACGCCGGCGGCACGCTGGTCGACACGGCCGATGTGTACGGCGGCGGGGAGGCCGAATACCTGCTCGGGCAGCTCGTCGGAAAGCTGGTGCCGCGGCGGGATCTGGTCCTCGCGACGAAGGCGGGCAGCGTGCCCGACCCGGACCGGCGCTTCGACGGCTCGCGGGGACACCTGCTGGCGGCGCTCGACGCCTCGCTGGAGCGGCTGGGTACGGACTACGTCGACCTGTGGCAGATACACGCCTTCGATCCGGTCACCCCGCTGGACGAGACCCTTCAGGCACTGGATCTGGCGGTCTCCAGCGGACGGGCGAGATACGCGGGCGTGTCGAACTTCTGCGGCTGGCAGCTGGCGAAGGCCGCGACCTGGCAGATGGCCTCACCCGGCGTGCGGACCCGGCTGGCCAGCACCCAGATGGAGTATTCGCTGCTCCAGCGCGGTGTGGAGCGGGAGGTGCTGCCCGCCGCGCTCGATCTGGGGGTCGGGCTGCTGCCCTCGTCACCGCTCGGACGCGGGGTGCTGACCGGGAAGTACCGGCTGGGTACGCCGTCCGACTCGCGCGGGGCGTCGCAGCACCTGGCCCCGTTCGTCGAGCCCTACCTCGACGAACCGGCGAGCCGGATCGTCGACGCGGTGGCGACGGCGGCGGACGGCCTCGCCACGACACCGCTCCAGGTGGCTCTCGCCTGGGTGCGGGACCGGCCGGGGGTGGTGGCCCCGATCCTCGGCGCGCGCAACTCACGGCAGCTCGGGGAAGCGCTGTCAGTGGAGGCGCTTAGTCTTCCTGACGAGATCTGCCAGGCGCTCGACGACGTGTCGGCGCCCGTGCACCGCTATCCCGACCAGGACTGGAGCACGCTGTGA